The Burkholderia mayonis genome window below encodes:
- the nirB gene encoding nitrite reductase large subunit NirB, whose translation MRKMKLVMVGNGMAGVRTLEELFKLAPDLYDVTVFGAEPHPNYNRILLSPVLAGEQTLEQIVLNDYAWYERHDITLHVGKKIVKIDRVKRVVIAEDGTEAAYDRLLLATGSNPFMLPIPGADLDGVLGYRDIADTQAMIDAAARHTHAVVIGGGLLGLEAANGLKLRGMDVTVVHLAPTLLERQLDATAGGLLRTSLEARGLKFAMPKETQALVGDESGRVCAVRFKDGETCKADLVVMAVGIRPNTTLAESAGLYCNRGIVVNDTMQTYDPRIYAVGECVSHRGIAYGLVAPLFEQAKVAANHLAQFGIGRYTGSVTSTKLKVTGIDLFSAGDFLGSGDTEDITLSDPIAGVYKKLVIKDDKIVGACLYGDTADGAWYFKLLREGRNVADIRDTLMFGETSLGDTGHSGATHAMTMADDAEVCGCNGVCKGTIVSAIKEKGLFTLDDVRKHTKASASCGSCTGLVEQILMSTLGGDYSASPKAKPVCGCTDRTHSEVRAAIREHKLLSVPSAMHFLEWRTPNGCATCRPALNYYCISTWPHEANDDPQSRFINERAHANIQKDGTYSVVPRMWGGVTTAGELRRIADVVDKYAIPTVKVTGGQRIDLLGVKKEDLPGVWHDLGMPSGHAYAKALRTVKTCVGSEWCRFGTQDSTLMGQQLERALWRMYAPHKVKLAVSGCPRNCAESGIKDVGVIGVDSGWEIYVGGNGGIKTEVAQFFCKVKTHEEVLEYAGAFLQLYREEGWYLERTVHYLERVGLDHVKARMLDDADNRRALWERLQFALKDEPDPWHDSKEAQVDLRQFIPIAVAPADA comes from the coding sequence ATGCGGAAGATGAAGCTGGTGATGGTCGGCAACGGCATGGCCGGAGTGCGCACCCTTGAAGAACTGTTCAAGCTCGCCCCCGATTTGTACGACGTGACGGTATTCGGCGCCGAACCGCATCCGAACTACAACCGGATCCTGCTGTCTCCCGTGCTCGCGGGCGAGCAGACGCTCGAGCAGATCGTGCTCAACGACTACGCGTGGTACGAACGGCACGACATCACGCTGCACGTCGGCAAGAAGATCGTGAAGATCGACCGCGTGAAGCGCGTCGTGATCGCCGAAGACGGCACCGAGGCCGCGTACGACCGCCTGCTGCTCGCGACCGGCTCGAATCCGTTCATGCTGCCGATCCCGGGCGCGGATCTCGACGGCGTGCTCGGCTATCGCGACATCGCCGACACGCAGGCGATGATCGATGCCGCCGCGCGCCACACGCATGCGGTCGTGATCGGCGGCGGCCTGCTCGGCCTCGAGGCGGCGAACGGCCTGAAGCTGCGCGGAATGGACGTGACGGTCGTCCACCTCGCGCCGACGCTGCTCGAGCGCCAGCTCGACGCGACGGCGGGCGGCCTGCTGCGCACGTCGCTCGAAGCGCGCGGCCTGAAATTCGCGATGCCGAAGGAAACGCAGGCGCTCGTCGGCGACGAGAGCGGCCGCGTGTGCGCGGTGCGCTTCAAGGACGGCGAAACATGCAAGGCCGATCTCGTCGTGATGGCGGTCGGCATCCGCCCGAACACAACGCTCGCCGAAAGCGCGGGCCTCTATTGCAATCGCGGAATCGTCGTCAACGACACGATGCAGACCTACGACCCGCGCATCTATGCGGTCGGCGAATGCGTGAGCCATCGCGGCATCGCATATGGCCTCGTCGCGCCGCTCTTCGAGCAGGCGAAAGTCGCGGCGAACCATCTCGCGCAGTTCGGCATCGGCCGCTACACGGGCTCGGTGACGTCGACGAAGCTCAAGGTCACGGGTATCGATCTTTTCTCCGCGGGCGACTTTCTCGGCAGCGGCGACACCGAAGACATCACGTTGTCCGATCCGATCGCAGGCGTGTACAAGAAGCTCGTCATCAAGGATGACAAGATCGTCGGCGCGTGTCTGTACGGCGACACCGCCGACGGCGCATGGTATTTCAAGCTGCTGCGCGAAGGCCGCAACGTCGCCGACATCCGCGACACGCTGATGTTCGGCGAGACGAGTCTCGGCGACACCGGCCACAGCGGCGCGACGCACGCGATGACGATGGCCGACGACGCCGAAGTGTGCGGCTGCAACGGCGTGTGCAAGGGGACGATCGTCTCGGCGATCAAGGAAAAAGGCCTCTTCACGCTCGACGACGTGCGCAAGCACACGAAGGCGTCCGCGTCGTGCGGATCGTGCACGGGCCTCGTCGAGCAGATCCTGATGTCGACGCTCGGCGGCGACTATTCGGCGTCGCCGAAGGCGAAGCCCGTGTGCGGCTGCACCGACCGCACGCATTCGGAAGTGCGCGCGGCGATCCGCGAGCACAAGCTGCTGTCGGTGCCGTCCGCGATGCATTTCCTCGAATGGCGCACGCCGAACGGCTGCGCGACCTGCCGCCCGGCGCTCAACTATTACTGCATCAGCACGTGGCCGCACGAAGCGAACGACGATCCGCAATCGCGCTTCATCAACGAGCGCGCGCACGCGAACATCCAGAAGGACGGCACGTATTCGGTCGTGCCGCGGATGTGGGGCGGCGTGACGACCGCCGGCGAGCTGCGCCGCATCGCGGACGTCGTCGACAAGTACGCGATTCCGACGGTGAAGGTCACGGGCGGGCAGCGCATCGACCTGCTCGGCGTGAAGAAGGAAGACCTGCCGGGCGTCTGGCACGACCTCGGGATGCCGAGCGGCCATGCGTATGCGAAGGCGCTGCGCACGGTGAAGACCTGCGTCGGCTCGGAATGGTGCCGCTTCGGCACACAGGACTCGACGCTGATGGGCCAGCAGCTCGAGCGCGCGCTGTGGCGCATGTACGCGCCGCACAAGGTGAAGCTCGCGGTGTCCGGCTGCCCGCGCAACTGCGCGGAATCGGGGATCAAGGACGTCGGCGTGATCGGCGTCGATTCGGGCTGGGAAATCTACGTGGGCGGCAACGGCGGCATCAAGACCGAAGTCGCGCAGTTCTTCTGCAAGGTGAAGACGCACGAAGAGGTGCTCGAGTACGCGGGCGCGTTCCTGCAGTTGTATCGCGAGGAAGGCTGGTATCTGGAGCGCACCGTGCACTACCTCGAGCGCGTCGGCCTCGACCACGTGAAGGCCCGCATGCTGGACGATGCGGACAATCGCCGCGCGCTGTGGGAGCGCCTGCAATTCGCGCTGAAGGACGAGCCGGATCCGTGGCACGACTCGAAGGAAGCGCAGGTCGATCTGCGCCAGTTCATCCCGATCGCGGTCGCGCCCGCCGACGCGTGA
- the nirD gene encoding nitrite reductase small subunit NirD encodes MSVTPSEWIAVCDLGDIPPLGARVVTRPAGAPIALFRTASDTVFALLDRCPHKGGPLSQGIVHGEQVACPLHGFNIAFESGRALPPDDGCATVFRVKREGDAVLLDRAELATLGVDDAPQPIAFVAPGAAA; translated from the coding sequence ATGTCCGTCACGCCATCCGAATGGATCGCCGTCTGCGATCTGGGCGACATCCCGCCGCTCGGCGCTCGCGTCGTCACGCGTCCCGCGGGCGCGCCGATCGCGCTCTTTCGCACCGCGAGCGACACCGTGTTCGCGCTGCTCGACCGCTGCCCGCACAAAGGCGGCCCGCTGTCGCAAGGCATCGTCCACGGCGAGCAGGTCGCCTGTCCGCTGCACGGTTTCAACATCGCGTTCGAGAGCGGCCGCGCGCTGCCGCCCGACGACGGCTGCGCGACGGTCTTTCGCGTGAAGCGCGAAGGCGATGCGGTGCTGCTCGATCGCGCGGAGCTCGCGACGCTCGGCGTCGACGACGCGCCGCAACCAATCGCATTCGTTGCGCCGGGCGCCGCGGCATGA
- a CDS encoding nitrate reductase: MTVDTLARPAQDAPDAVRETRSTCCYCGVGCGVVIETRRDADGRDRIVGVRGDPEHPANFGRLCSKGSTLHLTATPERYAQTRAAHPELRLSRDAARTRVSWNDALDHVALRFARIVEQHGPDAVGFYISGQLLTEDYYVFNKLAKGLVGTNNVDSNSRLCMSSAVVGYKKTLGADAPPCSYEDLDHAGTVLIAGANPAYAHPILYRRLEAARARNPQMKVIVADPRRTDSASDATLHLALQPGTDTMLFHAMLHVLIWDGALDRAFIDAHTQGFDALRDAVRDATPAAAAQICGLRADDIVQAARWFGVGPSLSLYCQGLNQSATGTTKNVALINLHLATGQIGKPGAGPFSLTGQPNAMGGREVGGMATLASAHRDLANSADRAEIARLWGVPDLPAKPGLTAVEMFEQLAEGTLKAIWIVCTNPAHSIPNQAIARAGLERAEFVVLQDAYAHTGTAPYADVLLPAATWGEKEGTVTNSERRISRVRAATVPHGDARADWQIAADVGRRIEARLAPGRPTLFPYADAEAVWNEHRATTIGRDCDIGGLSWPLIARDGPQQWPFPAGAERGLARLYADGRFPTADGRARFVLTPYQPVAEAVDARYRFALTTGRLRDQWHGGSRTGTVAKLFAHAPQPCVDLNPGDCARLEVGPHDFVHVTSRRGSALVPARADDAVAPGQAFAPMHWGDEYVSGVAGNRAATGVNALTTPMRDPYSQQPELKHAAIKLLKADLPWRWLIAARVPADRMLERQRAARTFFACFPYASCVPFGTDEYTGLAWRVAAYEPAPAELQREIEALFELPAHAADVMSYGDARRGAGRRVRIVDGALAAFSVAGAAGATEESAAVLRDYVESGASVGALGRLLLFAGRVPLQTAPARGRTICNCVGVGEREIGAMLAADAPSATPGERLANLQERLKCGTQCGSCIPELRRLIAETATAAAPAPR, encoded by the coding sequence ATGACGGTCGACACGTTGGCGCGGCCCGCGCAAGACGCGCCGGACGCCGTGCGCGAAACGCGTTCGACCTGCTGCTATTGCGGCGTCGGATGCGGCGTCGTCATCGAAACGCGACGCGACGCCGACGGCCGTGATCGGATCGTCGGCGTACGCGGCGATCCCGAACATCCGGCGAACTTCGGCCGCTTATGCTCGAAGGGCAGCACGCTGCATCTGACCGCGACGCCCGAGCGCTACGCGCAGACGCGCGCGGCGCATCCGGAACTGCGCCTGTCGCGCGATGCGGCGCGCACGCGCGTGTCGTGGAACGACGCGCTCGATCATGTCGCGCTGCGCTTCGCGCGAATCGTCGAGCAGCACGGCCCCGACGCGGTCGGCTTCTACATCTCCGGCCAATTGCTGACCGAGGACTATTACGTCTTCAACAAGCTTGCGAAGGGGCTCGTCGGCACCAACAACGTCGATTCGAACTCGCGGCTTTGCATGAGCTCGGCCGTCGTCGGCTACAAGAAGACGCTCGGCGCCGACGCGCCGCCGTGCAGCTACGAGGATCTCGATCACGCGGGCACCGTGCTGATCGCGGGCGCGAATCCCGCGTACGCGCATCCGATCCTGTACCGGCGGCTCGAAGCGGCGCGCGCGCGCAATCCGCAGATGAAGGTGATCGTCGCCGATCCGCGGCGCACCGATTCGGCGAGCGACGCGACGCTGCATCTCGCGCTGCAGCCCGGCACCGACACGATGCTGTTCCACGCGATGCTGCACGTGCTGATCTGGGACGGCGCGCTCGATCGCGCATTCATCGACGCGCACACGCAAGGCTTCGACGCGCTGCGCGACGCGGTACGCGACGCGACGCCCGCCGCCGCCGCGCAAATCTGCGGCCTGCGCGCCGACGACATCGTGCAGGCCGCGCGCTGGTTCGGCGTGGGGCCGTCGCTGTCGCTGTATTGCCAGGGGCTCAATCAGTCGGCGACCGGCACGACGAAGAACGTCGCGCTGATCAATCTGCATCTCGCGACCGGCCAGATCGGCAAACCGGGCGCCGGGCCGTTTTCGCTGACGGGACAGCCGAACGCGATGGGCGGCCGCGAGGTAGGCGGCATGGCGACGCTCGCGTCCGCGCACCGCGATCTCGCGAATTCCGCCGACCGCGCGGAAATCGCGCGCCTTTGGGGCGTGCCCGACTTGCCGGCGAAGCCCGGACTGACTGCGGTCGAGATGTTCGAGCAGCTCGCCGAAGGCACGCTTAAGGCGATCTGGATCGTCTGCACGAACCCCGCGCATTCGATCCCGAACCAGGCGATCGCGCGCGCGGGGCTCGAGCGCGCAGAATTCGTCGTGCTGCAGGACGCATACGCGCACACGGGAACCGCGCCGTACGCGGACGTGCTGCTGCCCGCCGCGACCTGGGGCGAGAAGGAAGGCACGGTGACGAACTCGGAGCGGCGGATCTCGCGCGTGCGCGCGGCGACGGTGCCGCACGGCGATGCGCGCGCCGACTGGCAGATCGCCGCCGACGTCGGCCGCCGGATCGAAGCGCGGCTCGCGCCGGGCCGCCCGACGCTCTTTCCGTACGCCGACGCCGAAGCCGTATGGAACGAGCACCGCGCGACGACGATCGGCCGCGATTGCGACATCGGCGGGCTGTCGTGGCCGCTCATCGCACGCGACGGTCCGCAACAGTGGCCATTCCCGGCGGGCGCCGAGCGCGGGCTCGCGCGCCTGTACGCGGACGGCCGCTTTCCGACCGCCGACGGACGCGCGCGCTTCGTGCTCACGCCTTATCAGCCGGTCGCCGAGGCGGTCGACGCGCGCTACCGCTTCGCGCTGACGACGGGCCGCCTGCGCGACCAATGGCACGGCGGCAGCCGCACGGGCACGGTCGCGAAGCTGTTCGCGCATGCGCCGCAACCGTGCGTCGACCTGAATCCCGGCGATTGCGCCCGGCTCGAGGTCGGCCCGCACGACTTCGTCCACGTGACGTCGCGCCGCGGCAGCGCGCTCGTCCCCGCGCGCGCCGACGATGCGGTCGCCCCCGGCCAGGCGTTCGCGCCGATGCACTGGGGCGACGAATACGTATCGGGCGTCGCGGGCAACCGCGCCGCGACGGGCGTCAACGCACTGACGACGCCGATGCGCGATCCGTACTCGCAGCAGCCGGAATTGAAGCATGCGGCGATCAAACTGCTGAAGGCCGACCTGCCGTGGCGCTGGCTGATCGCCGCACGCGTGCCGGCCGACCGGATGCTCGAGCGTCAGCGCGCCGCGCGTACATTCTTCGCGTGCTTTCCGTACGCGAGCTGCGTGCCGTTCGGCACCGACGAGTACACCGGGCTCGCGTGGCGCGTCGCCGCGTACGAGCCCGCGCCCGCCGAGCTCCAGCGCGAAATCGAGGCGCTCTTCGAATTGCCCGCGCACGCGGCCGACGTGATGAGCTACGGCGACGCGCGGCGCGGCGCCGGCCGGCGCGTGCGGATCGTCGACGGCGCGCTCGCCGCGTTCTCGGTCGCGGGCGCCGCGGGCGCGACCGAAGAGAGCGCGGCCGTGCTGCGCGACTATGTCGAGAGCGGCGCGAGCGTCGGCGCGCTCGGCCGCCTGCTGCTGTTCGCGGGGCGCGTGCCGCTGCAGACGGCGCCCGCGCGCGGCCGCACGATCTGCAACTGCGTCGGCGTCGGCGAGCGCGAGATCGGCGCGATGCTCGCCGCCGACGCGCCGTCCGCGACACCCGGCGAGCGGCTCGCGAACTTGCAAGAACGGCTCAAATGCGGTACTCAGTGTGGTTCCTGCATACCCGAGCTGCGCCGCCTGATCGCCGAAACGGCGACGGCCGCGGCTCCCGCTCCTCGATGA
- the ybiB gene encoding DNA-binding protein YbiB codes for MTESQANAALPDHFPCARFIKEIGRGPNGARPLSYDDASALYRAMLDGHVSDVELGAILIAYRLKGETAAELAAMLAAAHASFEPLHVQDAAFRTVSIPSYNGARRQPNLVPLLALLLAREGVPVLVHGVTEDPGRVTSAEIFAELSIPPGASHDGIEDTLAERRVAFAPIDVLAPKLARLIALRRVLGVRNSTHTVVKLLQPFEPAGLRLVNYTHPPYRDSLVELFREHPEAAAGGALLARGTEGEAVADTRRQVQVDWLHDGLCETVAEPVRSSPDAPPVELPASRDAATTAAWTDAVMRGEIPVPDAVATQVETIVRLSRIVE; via the coding sequence ATGACCGAATCCCAAGCCAATGCAGCCTTGCCCGATCACTTTCCGTGCGCCCGCTTCATCAAGGAGATCGGGCGCGGACCAAACGGCGCACGCCCGCTGTCGTACGACGACGCGTCGGCGCTCTATCGCGCGATGCTCGACGGACACGTATCCGACGTCGAGCTCGGCGCGATCCTGATTGCGTACCGGCTCAAGGGCGAAACGGCCGCCGAGCTCGCGGCGATGCTCGCCGCCGCGCACGCGTCGTTCGAGCCGCTGCACGTGCAGGACGCCGCGTTCCGCACGGTGTCGATCCCGAGCTACAACGGCGCGCGCAGGCAGCCCAATCTCGTGCCGCTCCTCGCGCTCCTGCTTGCGCGGGAAGGCGTGCCGGTGCTCGTGCACGGCGTGACCGAAGACCCGGGGCGCGTGACGAGCGCGGAGATCTTCGCCGAGCTGTCGATTCCGCCCGGCGCATCGCACGACGGGATCGAGGACACGCTCGCCGAGCGCCGCGTCGCGTTCGCGCCGATCGACGTGCTCGCGCCGAAGCTCGCGCGGCTAATCGCGCTGCGGCGCGTGCTCGGCGTGCGCAACTCGACGCACACGGTCGTCAAGCTGCTGCAGCCGTTCGAGCCGGCCGGGCTGCGGCTCGTCAACTACACGCATCCGCCGTACCGCGACAGCCTCGTCGAGCTGTTCCGCGAACATCCGGAAGCAGCTGCGGGCGGCGCGCTGCTCGCGCGCGGCACCGAGGGCGAGGCGGTCGCCGACACGCGCCGCCAGGTCCAGGTCGACTGGCTGCACGACGGCCTGTGCGAAACGGTCGCCGAACCGGTGCGCTCGTCGCCCGACGCGCCGCCCGTCGAGCTGCCCGCGTCGCGCGACGCCGCGACGACAGCCGCGTGGACCGACGCCGTGATGCGCGGCGAAATCCCGGTTCCGGACGCGGTCGCGACGCAAGTCGAAACGATCGTGCGGCTCTCGCGGATCGTCGAATGA
- the leuA gene encoding 2-isopropylmalate synthase produces the protein MKRNPAEKYRPFEPVRINGRRWPSRTIERAPIWMSTDLRDGNQSLIEPMSIEQKLEFFEMLVSIGFKEIEVGFPSASQTDFDFVRKLIDEQRIPDDVTIEVLVQSREDLIARTFDALEGAPRAIVHLYNAICPSFRRIVFGLSKDEVKALAVDGARIIKAHAQARPDTHWTFQYSPETFSMTELSFAREVCDAVAQTWRPTRDHKMIVNLPATVEAATPNVFADQIEWMDRNLGYRDSIVLSVHPHNDRGTAVAAAELALLAGADRIEGCLFGNGERTGNVDLVTLALNLYTQGIDPGLDFSDIDAVRRVVERCNQIPVHPRHPYAGDLVFTAFSGSHQDAIRKGFAQQQPDAIWEVPYLPIDPADLGRGYDAVIRVNSQSGKGGATYLLERGMGFSPPRRVQIEFSHAVQALADASGEEVTADAICALFAREYLETMGPAARAGASASWHDREAALAHADDAQSAARQAAAVFAAAAGVEIDVASCEVERTANGDTVVFVGAKVGGAALRHGAGVHRDPVAAATDAVASAINRSAWSRDERRAAA, from the coding sequence ATGAAGCGCAACCCCGCTGAGAAATACCGACCGTTCGAACCCGTTCGCATCAACGGACGCCGATGGCCGAGCCGCACGATCGAGCGCGCGCCGATCTGGATGAGCACCGATCTGCGCGACGGCAACCAGTCGTTGATCGAGCCGATGAGCATCGAGCAGAAGCTCGAGTTCTTCGAGATGCTCGTTTCGATCGGCTTCAAGGAAATCGAAGTCGGTTTTCCGTCGGCGTCGCAAACCGACTTCGATTTCGTGCGCAAGCTGATCGACGAGCAGCGCATCCCCGACGACGTGACGATCGAAGTGCTCGTGCAATCGCGCGAAGACCTGATCGCGCGCACGTTCGACGCGCTCGAAGGCGCGCCGCGCGCGATCGTGCACCTGTACAACGCGATCTGCCCGTCGTTCCGCCGGATCGTGTTCGGGCTGTCGAAGGACGAGGTGAAAGCGCTCGCCGTCGACGGCGCGCGGATCATCAAGGCGCACGCGCAGGCGCGCCCCGACACGCACTGGACGTTCCAGTACTCGCCCGAGACGTTCAGCATGACCGAGCTGTCGTTCGCGCGCGAAGTCTGCGACGCGGTCGCGCAGACGTGGCGGCCGACCCGCGATCACAAGATGATCGTGAACCTGCCCGCGACCGTCGAGGCCGCGACGCCGAACGTGTTCGCCGACCAGATCGAATGGATGGACCGCAATCTCGGCTATCGCGACAGCATCGTGCTGTCCGTGCATCCGCACAACGATCGCGGCACCGCGGTCGCGGCGGCCGAGCTCGCGCTGCTCGCGGGCGCGGATCGCATCGAAGGCTGCCTGTTCGGCAACGGCGAGCGCACGGGCAACGTCGACCTCGTCACGCTCGCGCTCAATCTCTACACGCAAGGGATCGATCCGGGCCTCGATTTCTCGGACATCGACGCGGTGCGCCGCGTCGTCGAACGCTGCAACCAGATCCCCGTGCATCCGCGCCATCCGTACGCGGGCGACCTCGTGTTCACCGCGTTCTCCGGCTCGCATCAGGACGCGATCCGCAAGGGCTTCGCGCAACAGCAGCCCGACGCGATCTGGGAAGTGCCGTATCTGCCGATCGATCCCGCCGATCTCGGCCGCGGCTACGACGCGGTGATTCGCGTGAACAGCCAGTCCGGCAAGGGCGGGGCGACGTACCTGCTCGAGCGCGGGATGGGCTTCTCGCCGCCGCGCCGCGTGCAGATCGAATTCAGCCATGCGGTGCAGGCGCTCGCCGATGCATCGGGCGAAGAAGTGACGGCCGACGCGATCTGCGCGCTGTTCGCGCGTGAATATCTGGAGACGATGGGTCCGGCCGCGCGCGCGGGCGCGTCGGCGAGCTGGCATGACCGCGAAGCCGCGCTCGCTCACGCGGACGACGCGCAAAGCGCGGCGCGGCAGGCGGCCGCCGTGTTCGCGGCGGCGGCGGGCGTCGAGATCGACGTCGCGTCGTGCGAGGTCGAGCGCACCGCGAATGGCGACACCGTCGTGTTCGTCGGCGCGAAGGTCGGCGGGGCCGCGCTGCGCCACGGCGCGGGCGTGCATCGCGATCCGGTCGCCGCCGCGACGGATGCGGTCGCAAGCGCGATCAACCGCTCCGCCTGGAGCCGCGACGAGCGGCGCGCGGCCGCCTGA
- a CDS encoding nuclear transport factor 2 family protein: MVAKVIDAIRALERDRFRAMVDGDGEALEALLSDKVYYVHTNGKRETKQQFIDAIAAGRRRYRQIEIQSQEVLPVGDGDATYVVAGRALIEMETNNGGLVFPVAYTAVQTLESGRWRLLAWQATRCATES; encoded by the coding sequence ATGGTGGCGAAGGTGATCGATGCGATTCGCGCGCTCGAGCGCGACCGGTTTCGTGCGATGGTCGACGGCGACGGCGAGGCGCTCGAAGCGTTGTTGTCCGACAAGGTCTACTACGTGCACACCAATGGCAAGCGCGAGACCAAGCAGCAGTTCATCGACGCGATCGCGGCAGGGCGCCGCCGCTATCGGCAGATCGAAATCCAGTCGCAGGAGGTGCTGCCCGTCGGCGACGGCGACGCCACGTATGTCGTCGCGGGGCGCGCGCTGATCGAGATGGAGACGAACAACGGCGGCCTCGTGTTTCCGGTCGCCTACACCGCGGTGCAGACGCTGGAGAGCGGCCGCTGGCGCCTCCTCGCATGGCAGGCGACGCGCTGCGCGACCGAGAGCTAG
- a CDS encoding acyloxyacyl hydrolase produces the protein MNDKNGGRAGRVIAQVVVAAALVGASGAAFADRWGLQLGGGVADHDIKKGDIAVAWDPNWAWWEIGGWHFAFVAEGHLSYWRYTGDRAINDSVWEVGATPIVRFIKSAGYVRPFIEAGVGVRFLSHPTISQNYSMSTAFQFADMIGVGAQFGDRQQYQAGLRFQHVSNAGIKDPNPGINFSQLYVQYNF, from the coding sequence ATGAACGATAAAAACGGTGGTCGGGCGGGGCGGGTCATCGCGCAGGTCGTAGTGGCAGCGGCGCTTGTCGGCGCCTCCGGCGCCGCTTTCGCGGATCGTTGGGGATTGCAGCTCGGCGGCGGCGTCGCCGACCACGACATCAAGAAGGGCGACATCGCTGTCGCTTGGGATCCGAACTGGGCCTGGTGGGAAATCGGCGGCTGGCACTTTGCGTTCGTCGCCGAAGGACACTTGTCGTATTGGCGGTACACGGGCGATCGCGCGATCAACGACAGCGTCTGGGAAGTCGGCGCAACGCCCATCGTGCGCTTCATCAAGAGCGCCGGCTACGTGCGGCCGTTCATCGAGGCGGGCGTCGGCGTGCGTTTCCTGTCGCATCCGACGATCTCGCAGAACTACTCGATGTCGACCGCGTTTCAGTTCGCCGACATGATCGGCGTCGGCGCGCAATTCGGCGATCGTCAGCAGTATCAGGCGGGTTTGCGCTTCCAGCACGTGTCGAACGCGGGTATCAAAGACCCGAATCCTGGTATAAATTTCAGCCAGCTCTACGTGCAATACAACTTCTGA
- the rpoH gene encoding RNA polymerase sigma factor RpoH yields the protein MSNALTLPNILRPASAKAASAGSLALASQSMLPGQLGNIDAYIQAVNRIPLLTPEEERQYATEYRDSNDLDAARQLVLSHLRLVVSIARNYLGYGLPHGDLIQEGNIGLMKAVKRFDPAQNVRLVSYAIHWIKAEIHEYILRNWRMVKVATTKAQRKLFFNLRSHKKGTQAFTPEEIDGLAQELSVKREEVAEMETRLSGGDVALEGQIDDGEESYAPIAYLADSHNEPTAVLAARQRDMLQTDGIAQALESLDARSRRIIEARWLHVDDDGSGGSTLHDLAAEFGVSAERIRQIEASAMKKMRTALAAYA from the coding sequence GTGAGCAACGCATTGACCCTTCCGAACATTCTGCGCCCGGCGTCCGCTAAGGCCGCATCGGCAGGCTCGCTGGCGCTCGCATCCCAGTCGATGCTGCCCGGCCAGTTGGGCAACATCGACGCCTATATCCAGGCCGTCAACCGGATTCCGTTGCTGACGCCGGAAGAAGAGCGCCAATACGCGACCGAATACCGCGACAGCAACGACCTCGACGCCGCGCGCCAGCTCGTGCTGTCGCACCTGCGGCTCGTCGTGTCGATCGCGCGCAATTACCTCGGCTACGGCCTGCCGCACGGCGACCTGATCCAGGAAGGCAACATCGGCCTGATGAAGGCGGTCAAGCGTTTCGATCCCGCTCAGAACGTGCGTCTCGTGTCGTATGCGATCCACTGGATCAAGGCCGAGATTCACGAGTACATCCTGCGCAACTGGCGCATGGTCAAGGTCGCGACGACGAAGGCGCAGCGCAAGCTGTTCTTCAACCTGCGCAGCCACAAGAAGGGCACGCAGGCGTTCACGCCCGAGGAAATCGACGGCCTTGCGCAGGAGCTGAGCGTCAAGCGCGAGGAAGTGGCCGAGATGGAAACCCGCCTGTCGGGCGGCGACGTCGCGCTCGAAGGCCAGATCGACGACGGCGAGGAGTCGTACGCGCCGATCGCGTATCTCGCCGATTCGCACAACGAGCCGACCGCCGTGCTCGCCGCGCGGCAGCGCGACATGCTGCAGACGGACGGCATCGCGCAAGCGCTCGAGTCGCTCGACGCACGCAGCCGCCGGATCATCGAGGCGCGCTGGCTGCACGTCGACGACGACGGCTCGGGCGGCTCGACGCTGCACGACCTCGCGGCCGAATTCGGCGTGTCGGCGGAGCGCATCCGCCAGATCGAGGCAAGCGCGATGAAGAAGATGCGCACGGCGCTCGCCGCGTACGCGTAA
- the cydP gene encoding cytochrome oxidase putative small subunit CydP has product MALTLINKKASPRDTPPARPAGWRDRAAAWARGPTLARDISIVLVFKLILLVALKYAFFNHPQAEHMSLPPAVVAAQLLSTTPSEPTRGDRHDK; this is encoded by the coding sequence ATGGCTTTAACTCTCATCAACAAAAAGGCGTCGCCCCGCGATACGCCGCCCGCTCGTCCGGCGGGCTGGCGCGATCGGGCGGCCGCCTGGGCCCGCGGCCCGACCCTCGCGCGCGACATCTCGATCGTGCTGGTCTTCAAGCTGATCCTGCTCGTCGCGCTCAAGTACGCATTCTTCAACCATCCGCAGGCCGAGCACATGTCGTTGCCGCCTGCCGTCGTCGCCGCGCAGCTGCTGTCGACGACGCCATCCGAACCCACTCGGGGAGACCGCCATGATAAGTAG